A window of Aequoribacter fuscus genomic DNA:
ATTTAGTCGCACGCACTGGGTGTTATCAAGGTCGGCAGTTGGCAGGCACTTGAACGTAGTATTGCGTCTAACAACCCATGCGGAGGCTGAACTGGCGCTCCGCAAGAGTTGTGTAGGGTCATAGCTAAGCTTGGCTGTCTTCTAACTGATAGTGTTTGATCAGGATTTCAGCTACCTCAGGGCGAGAGAACTCGGGTGGTGGCGCAATGCCATTGCCCAGCATTTCGCGAACCTTAGTGCCCGACAGCAGAATAAAATCTTCTTTTGAGTGATCTTCTGCTTCGTTCATCATGACCACGCGACCCAACTTTGTTGAGTACGCGGTGTGATCAGCTTTGAAGATTTCGATTTCTAAAGCGCCCTGCGGCACCTGCTCGTCAAAAATAGTCTGTGCGTCGAAGGCACCGTAGTAGTCGCCCACGCCGGCATGGTCACGACCGACAATAAGGTGAGTCGCACCCATGTTCTGGCGGAAGACTGCGTGCAGTACTGCTTCACGAGGGCCGGCGTATAGCATATCGAAGCCATAACCTGACACCATCACACTGTTAGCCGGAAAATACACATCGACCATTTTGCGAATACATGCATCGCGCACATCCGCTGGGATATCGCCTGCCTTTAATTTGCCCAGCAGCATGTGAACAACACAGCCATCGGCTTCTAAGCGCTCCATGGCCATGCGGCACAGCTCTTCGTGAGCACGGTGCATGGGGTTACGCGTTTGGAAGGCGACTACGGTTTCCCAGCCACGTTGTTTGATTTCGTCGCGAATTTCGCGTGCTGTTTGGAAGGTCTCCGGGAAGTCGCTTTTGAAATAGCTGTAGCTCAACACTTGGATCGCACCCGATAACAGGGTATTGCCCAAATTCAAGAAGGTGGCCACACCGGGGTGATTGGGATCTAGGGTGCCGAAAATCTGCTGGGCCATTGTCTCTAGCTGCTCGTCCGATACCACCTCGACGGTCTCGACGATCATGGTGGCCATGATCGGGTTGCCCGCGGTGTTTGGATCGCGCAAGGCAATTTCGTCGCCGACTTTGATGTTGCCAGCGTCATTGGTTAGGTTAATCACAGGCACGGGCCAGAACAAACCCGATTTGGTGTGCATGGTTTCGGCAACGCATAGGGCGTCTTCCAAATTCATGTAGCCGGTGAGTGGGTTAAAGTAGCCCGCACCGAGCATGACGGCGTTTGCCGCTGCAGCAGAATTTAGCAACAAAGACGGCAGGGTTTCGGCCCGTTTTAGAGCGTCTTTACGATCTTGTGCGTTGTCGACGTAAAGATTGTTTAATGTGGTTGAGCCATGGGGCTTTATCATGTTCTAGTCCTTTTATTCGCTAATCAGGCCGTGTTGAACTAAGTAGTCGATGATGATCGCGACTTCTTGATCGAGTGGTGTGGTGTCGGTGTGTAGGTGGATTTCTGGCTTCTCGGGTGCTTCATAGGGTGAATCGATACCCGTAAAGTTTTTGATTTCGCCAGCGCGAGCTTTGACATAAAGGCCCTTAGGATCGCGGTTTTCTGCTTCAGATAGAGAGCAATCTACGAAGATTTCTATGAAGGGCATGTTCGACTCTTCGTGCAAGCGGCGCACTTGGTCCCGGTCTTCGCGGAAGGGGCTGATAAAGCTTGAAAGAGTAATAAGACCCGCGTCGACAAACAGCTTAGAGACCTCGCCAATACGGCGGATGTTTTCGGTGCGATCTTCGTCCGAAAAGCCCAAGTTCTTGTTAATACCCATGCGAATGTTGTCGCCATCCAGCCGGTAGCTGAGTTTGCCGCGCTTGAATAACGCCTCTTCGAGAGCAACCGCAATGGTGCTTTTGCCGCTACCTGACAAGCCAGTAAACCACAGTGTTGCACCTTTTTGATTCAGTAAACGGTTACGATCTTCGGTTGTGATTTGGCCATGATGCCAATGCACGTTGGTTGCTTTTTGTTCTGCCATGACGACATCCTTGTGGTTGTGAATGCGAGCATGTTACGCAATGTTAATAACTTAAAAAAACGGTTTTTTTAAATTGATTAACCACTTTTATTGGTAGATAGTGTTGGCCAATGAAAATCCAAAGGTTCAGCGATGAAGCTCACACTTAAGCAACTCCAAGTGTTCTTGGCTGTGGCGCAACACAAAAATACATCGTTAGCTGCTCAGGCTTTGCATTTATCCCAGTCTGCGGTAAGTGCGTCACTCAATACCCTCGAGCAGTATTATCAAGTGCAGCTGTTTGATCGGGTGGGTAAGCGCTTAGAGCTCAACAGTTTGGGCCAGGAAGTGCGAGTTCAAGCCGAGCAGCTATTAGGCCAAGCTCAGGCCTTGGAGTCTGGATTGGCTGGCTATAAGGACTTGGGGCATTTGCGTATTGGAGCGAGCTACACCATCGCTAACCACATGGCGATTAATTACTTTAGTGACTACCTAACCCAATTTCCCGAGGCAAAAATTGATCTGATCTCGGCGAACTCGCCCGATATTGTCACAAAATTACTGAACTACGAGATTGATATTGCAATGATTGAAGTGCGCTCGGCGCATTCAGATCTGCTGTTAGAGCCTTGGGTCGAGGACGAGTTGGTTGTGTTTTGCAGTGCGAATCATCCGTTAGCTCAAACGGGTCGGTTGAGTGAGGCCGACATTCTCAAAGAGCGCTGGATTTTGCGAGAGCCAGACTCAGGCGCGCGTCAATTTTTTAATCGCAGCTTCGCGCATCTTATTAACGAAATGCCGATTTATTTGCAGTTCCGGCACAACGAGCAGATCAAAAAAGCGGTGGAATCAGGACTGGGTATTGGTTGTTTATCAGAAAAGGTGTTGGGGACTAATTTGGAGTCGGGTAATTTGGTGCCCCTTGCATTGCCGGCGGGAATTAATCTGAGGAGACGATTTTATCTGGCAACTTTAAAAGACCGCTATCGCTCGCTCGGTGCTCAATATTGGCTTCGCTTGTGCGCTGCGGCGTAGCTTAAAAGTACCAGGCAAATTGGACTTGTACTTGCAGTTCCATTCTGACTTCATCCAGAAGGCCTGTGTACTCGCGACTGTCTTTGCCTAGAGGCCAAAGCAACGTCATGTTAAGGCGTGTATTTTCGCTGCTATCTAGCGTGTTTTGCCAGTACAGCAAACCGCTGTGGTCGTTCAAGTTTAGGATGTGCGATAGTTGGCTCTGCCACAGGGGATGAGGCATAAAACTCACTCCGATGGCACTGTAGTCACGACCGAGCGTATACAGTTCGCCGTCCTGTATGCGCCGAGTTAATTCAGGATTGTTGATGAAATCGAGCGGTGAGGTCGGTGTTCGTTTAAACCCAAAACCGTTGTGAAAGTATTCAAGCGAGATGCTCGCAGGCGCATCTCGCCAAGTGAACCAATGCTGGAAATTGACCACTACAGACGCTACGTTTCCTTCGCTGCTGGTGTCTTGCGAGAGGATATCGCCACTGAGTAGCGCACCGCCAATGGGGATATTCCAGCCCAGAGCCACTTGGTTTTGATCTTTGTGCCGGGCAAAGGTGGCCGTCCAGTCAAAACGGTCGCCCATGTAAAAATAGCGAAACGCGTCGGAGTTTCCATTGTCGCGATCGACATGTAGCAATTGAATGTCGTTGCCGCTGTCCAAAACATGCTGCCAATACAGCATGTCTATGCCCGGCTTGTACTCCTTATCAATGGCCACAGGACTGAAGGGTGCGAACACATCGGCCGGATTAAAAAACAGCCCGTGCCCCCAACTGATGCTGTCTCGACCCAGAATCACGAGATTTTGCTCGGCACTGTATTTTAGGGCGAGGCGGTCGATATCTTGCCCTCGTGATTGGGCGGCGATATCGAATTCCCACGCGCCTAAAGAGCGTTGCGCATTGACGCGGATATTTTCACCGCCATCAAAGCGCTCGCCCTGATCAGAGAACTGTTGTTGCCCTAAATACTTAACATGGCCACTGATATCCCAGCTCGAAGCCTGAGCGGTACCGCACAGCACTACAACGAGGCTAAGTGCGAGTGTCAGATTTAATACGGCCATCTTGCATGACAATTTGACGATGGGTGAATTGATTCACGCGGGTATCGTGCGTGGCAATAATAAAGGTGGTACCTGATTCTCGATTGAGCGTTTGAAAGAGTTCCATCAGTTGCACCGCTGTTTGACTGTCGAGGTTCGCGGTGGGTTCGTCGGCAAGCACCAAGGTAGGGCTGCTGACAATAGCGCGAGCGACCGCAACACGTTGTTGTTGCCCGCCCGACAATTGGCCGGGTCGGCGATCATAGAGTCCTTCAAGCCCCACTCTATCAAGAATGGCTCGCGCCAAGGTATCAATTTCTTGTTTTGGGCGGCCCTGCATTTCCATAATAAATGCCACATTCTCGAGTGCGCTTAGCACGGGTACTAGGTTATAGGACTGAAATACGAATCCAATGTGATGCAGCCGAAGATGGGCTCTTTCGCTATCACTCATCGACGATAAGGTGTGCTTGCCAATAGTGATGGTGCCGCTATCGGGCGTTGCTAAGCCGCCAATGGCGTTCAACAATGTGGTTTTGCCCGAGCCTGATGGGCCTGACAAGCATATGGAATCTCCCGCTTCGACCACGAGGTCTACGTGGTCGAGTCCCATGACTTGGCTGCTACCTTGCTTGAAGGTCTTACACACGTGTTCGCACACGACAGCCGCGTGATTATTGGTACTCATGTCTTCTGTAAAGCCTCTACCGGGTCGAGTCGAGCTGCACGTCTGGCCGGCCACCAGCTAGTTAGCAGTCCTAAGAGTAATACTAGAAGATTGGTTGTGAGCCAATCCGCTGCATTAACCTGTGCGCTTAAATAGGGACTGGCACCGGCCATCGCAAGACCCTCCGCCACTGAGCTGAGATCAATGCCGTCGCGGAAGCCGAATAAGATACCCTGTGCTAGAACATTGCCGATAACTAGGCCGATGCCAATCATAACCATAGACTCCAATGTTAGCGCGGCGACCACAGATCGGGGTTTTAGACCAAGCGCTAACAGTAAGCCGATTTCGGGCGTACGCTCAAAAATAGCCATGATCAAAGTGTTGACCAACGCAAAGCTCAAAGTCAAAAACACGACCGCTACAATAATGAAAACAAATCCACTCATCGTTTGCATTGAAGCACTGAGGTATTCATCAATTTGATCCCAGCGCAGTACTTCGATTTCGGCACCAAGAGCAGTTTGGAGAGAGTCTTGCAGGCGCTCGAGTTCGCCGATATCGGACGTAAACAGGGCAGTTTCGCTGATTTGATTTGGAACCTCTAGCAAGCTTTGAGCTTGATTGAGTGGCAGGTACACCTCGGCTTCTTCTTTTGCAGCAAAGGTCGTTTGATACACGCCAACAATGCGATACCCTCTTTCTGCTAGGGCACCGTTACCGCTTTGCGTCATTAGCACAATTCGTTTACCCAGTTGGGTCTCGAGTTTTTCTGACAGCTTGGCACCGATTAAAATGCCATTGCTCTGACTTGTTATATCCTCACCCTCAACGACTCTGTAACCCAGCCGTTGGTCTTGTATTTCTCGCTCTGGCTCGATTCCCAAGAGAGTAACACCCTGACTGGCGTATTCACTTTGAACAACTGCTGGTACCTTGATTCGTTGAAACCAGCGCGCCACACTGGGGTCATCGAGCACGCTTTGTGTGGTCTCCGACGGAGTGTTGAAGCGGTGATCGATACTCGGGTCATCCAAATACTGAGCGGCGTGAGCTTGCAGGTGTCCGGGGAGATTATTGATGCCAGAATCCAGAATGCCCTGCATGAACCCTCGTGTCATAGCGACCATAAACAGCATGGCGCAGACCGCAATCGCGACAGCCGATATCATCAAGAGACTGCGTTCTTTGTTGCGCCAGAGGTTGCGCCAAGCTAAGCGCGAAATCATGTGCTACCTCGTCCGGCCAGAAGCGGCAGTGCGCGCGCTTTAAGTACCGGCCAAATGGAGGCGAGAACGGCCCCTACAAAAACCAGGCTTGGCCCCGAGAGTGTGGTAAACCAGGAGATCTCTGGATACATACGTGCGGACATATTGAATTTTGAGGCCATCTCTTCCATACCCTCAAACGCCAAGCCGTAGAGGCTTAAATAATAATTTAACGCTAGGCCTCCGCCCACGCCAATGATTAATCCCAGTAGCCCCAAAAAGACGGTTTCCGTGAACACTAAACGGCCGAGTTGACTCGGCGCAATGCCAAGAGCGAGCAAGGTGCCAAACTCGCGACGCCGCTCGAGTACAGCCATAAGCTGCGTATTTAGAACTGAAAATACGATAACAACGACTAGTACCGCATAGATAAAAAATGCGCTGATGACATCGGACAAAATTGCCTGACGCAGACCGGGGACTAGCTCCTCCCAGTCGCGGACAGCCAGATTTTTAGCATCCAATCCGCGCGATAAGCGCTCTTTAGCGGAGTCAGTTTCTGCGAAGTGAGGCAGAGCTATGGCAATAACGTTCAGTTGGTCGGTGGCGGTAAAGGTAAACTCAAACTCTTCGAGTGGGATTAACGCGAGGCCACGGTTCATATCCGCCATACTTGTTTGGAAAATACCCACAACCGTCAGTACATTTGCTGCAAACGAGCCGTCATAGCCCGAGCCCAACAATGTCAGTTCGTCGCCGACCGAGACCTGAAGATTTTTGGCGAGTGTTTCGCCGATAACAATTTCGGTGCCGGTGTTAAGCCATCGGCCTCGGCTGATCGTGCCCGCGAGTAAGCCGAATTCTGCTTCTAACGTAGGCTCTACACCTAAAATTTGCGCACCGAAACTGCGGCTTTCGCTATTCAGCAGGGCGCCAGCTACCAGGCGGGGTGCGAGTTTGATCTCTGCCCCCAGTATTGATCTGATGTCATTGATCAGGTCTTCGGACTTGCCAATGGATTCACGCAGTTTGGGTGCGTCGAGATAGGCAGGCGTTTGAATCTGAAGGTGACCGATCAGCACGCCCAACGTGTTATCGATTATCATTCGGTAGTTGCCGACTTGCAAGCCGATCAGAAAAATCAGGAGCGTATTGCAAAACACCATGGCGCTGATGGTAAGCCACGAGCGTTTTTTGTGGCGCCACAAGTTGCGCCAGGCGAGTCGTTCTATTTGCATGCGTTAGCGCGCACTGCGAAGTTGGCCAACGGTGAAAATGTTGTCATCAATTTCAACATCAAATTCAATGCTGTTTATGGTCAGCTCGGTCCATTCGTTGGGTTTGTTTTGGTCTTGTACACGCATACGAGTCCCCACCGGACGACCGTTTATGATTTGATGCTCTAAAGTTCGGATGGTTTTGACAAGTTGGTTATCTTGATCCCAAAACTCTTGCTCTAACATCAAAAAGTCGTCGCGAATGCGATAAATTTCTTGCCCCCAAACGACAGGCGCATCCTCGTGGGGGATAGAGCGAATTTGATAGATGGTGTGGCCGTTTTCCTCGCGGGTGCCCATCAACGTATGGTCATACTCGTCTATGACGTCGGTATCTTTCGTGATGTCCCTATTTGATAAGTCGCTGCCCATCCAGCTTTGCGCCATCATCGATGAGGGTATTTTGATGACACGTTTAATGCGCGGTGAGTAAGACCACATGTCGTCATCCAACAAAAGCGTCGCGTTGCCCGCATCTTTCTTGGGTGCTTTTACAATCAAGAATGATTTGTCTAAGCCCTTGGTGCGGCTATGAATAGTCATGCTGCGCTCCCAGTCTGGGCGGTGAATGGTCATGGTCATCTCACCGTCAGATGAC
This region includes:
- the sat gene encoding sulfate adenylyltransferase — encoded protein: MIKPHGSTTLNNLYVDNAQDRKDALKRAETLPSLLLNSAAAANAVMLGAGYFNPLTGYMNLEDALCVAETMHTKSGLFWPVPVINLTNDAGNIKVGDEIALRDPNTAGNPIMATMIVETVEVVSDEQLETMAQQIFGTLDPNHPGVATFLNLGNTLLSGAIQVLSYSYFKSDFPETFQTAREIRDEIKQRGWETVVAFQTRNPMHRAHEELCRMAMERLEADGCVVHMLLGKLKAGDIPADVRDACIRKMVDVYFPANSVMVSGYGFDMLYAGPREAVLHAVFRQNMGATHLIVGRDHAGVGDYYGAFDAQTIFDEQVPQGALEIEIFKADHTAYSTKLGRVVMMNEAEDHSKEDFILLSGTKVREMLGNGIAPPPEFSRPEVAEILIKHYQLEDSQA
- a CDS encoding LysR substrate-binding domain-containing protein, whose translation is MKLTLKQLQVFLAVAQHKNTSLAAQALHLSQSAVSASLNTLEQYYQVQLFDRVGKRLELNSLGQEVRVQAEQLLGQAQALESGLAGYKDLGHLRIGASYTIANHMAINYFSDYLTQFPEAKIDLISANSPDIVTKLLNYEIDIAMIEVRSAHSDLLLEPWVEDELVVFCSANHPLAQTGRLSEADILKERWILREPDSGARQFFNRSFAHLINEMPIYLQFRHNEQIKKAVESGLGIGCLSEKVLGTNLESGNLVPLALPAGINLRRRFYLATLKDRYRSLGAQYWLRLCAAA
- a CDS encoding outer membrane lipoprotein-sorting protein, with amino-acid sequence MRIAPVLLLLTLASQSFAGDSPSATDIIKSAMDVWRGESSDGEMTMTIHRPDWERSMTIHSRTKGLDKSFLIVKAPKKDAGNATLLLDDDMWSYSPRIKRVIKIPSSMMAQSWMGSDLSNRDITKDTDVIDEYDHTLMGTREENGHTIYQIRSIPHEDAPVVWGQEIYRIRDDFLMLEQEFWDQDNQLVKTIRTLEHQIINGRPVGTRMRVQDQNKPNEWTELTINSIEFDVEIDDNIFTVGQLRSAR
- the cysC gene encoding adenylyl-sulfate kinase, which translates into the protein MAEQKATNVHWHHGQITTEDRNRLLNQKGATLWFTGLSGSGKSTIAVALEEALFKRGKLSYRLDGDNIRMGINKNLGFSDEDRTENIRRIGEVSKLFVDAGLITLSSFISPFREDRDQVRRLHEESNMPFIEIFVDCSLSEAENRDPKGLYVKARAGEIKNFTGIDSPYEAPEKPEIHLHTDTTPLDQEVAIIIDYLVQHGLISE
- a CDS encoding ABC transporter ATP-binding protein, which encodes MSTNNHAAVVCEHVCKTFKQGSSQVMGLDHVDLVVEAGDSICLSGPSGSGKTTLLNAIGGLATPDSGTITIGKHTLSSMSDSERAHLRLHHIGFVFQSYNLVPVLSALENVAFIMEMQGRPKQEIDTLARAILDRVGLEGLYDRRPGQLSGGQQQRVAVARAIVSSPTLVLADEPTANLDSQTAVQLMELFQTLNRESGTTFIIATHDTRVNQFTHRQIVMQDGRIKSDTRT
- a CDS encoding ABC transporter permease, coding for MQIERLAWRNLWRHKKRSWLTISAMVFCNTLLIFLIGLQVGNYRMIIDNTLGVLIGHLQIQTPAYLDAPKLRESIGKSEDLINDIRSILGAEIKLAPRLVAGALLNSESRSFGAQILGVEPTLEAEFGLLAGTISRGRWLNTGTEIVIGETLAKNLQVSVGDELTLLGSGYDGSFAANVLTVVGIFQTSMADMNRGLALIPLEEFEFTFTATDQLNVIAIALPHFAETDSAKERLSRGLDAKNLAVRDWEELVPGLRQAILSDVISAFFIYAVLVVVIVFSVLNTQLMAVLERRREFGTLLALGIAPSQLGRLVFTETVFLGLLGLIIGVGGGLALNYYLSLYGLAFEGMEEMASKFNMSARMYPEISWFTTLSGPSLVFVGAVLASIWPVLKARALPLLAGRGST
- a CDS encoding ABC transporter permease, translating into MISRLAWRNLWRNKERSLLMISAVAIAVCAMLFMVAMTRGFMQGILDSGINNLPGHLQAHAAQYLDDPSIDHRFNTPSETTQSVLDDPSVARWFQRIKVPAVVQSEYASQGVTLLGIEPEREIQDQRLGYRVVEGEDITSQSNGILIGAKLSEKLETQLGKRIVLMTQSGNGALAERGYRIVGVYQTTFAAKEEAEVYLPLNQAQSLLEVPNQISETALFTSDIGELERLQDSLQTALGAEIEVLRWDQIDEYLSASMQTMSGFVFIIVAVVFLTLSFALVNTLIMAIFERTPEIGLLLALGLKPRSVVAALTLESMVMIGIGLVIGNVLAQGILFGFRDGIDLSSVAEGLAMAGASPYLSAQVNAADWLTTNLLVLLLGLLTSWWPARRAARLDPVEALQKT